The Clostridia bacterium genomic sequence TTCTCTTAAGTTTTTTAAATTACTATAAAAAACATTCTCATCAACTTCTCTTAAAACTTCCTTTTTAAAATATGAGGATATTTTCTTTAAGTCATCCGATATGTGTTTATAGTCATCCGTTAAATCAGCGTGATTTCCGCCTGTGTCAACTATACATAATGTATAGCCTTTTTTCTTATAGTTAAAGTCTATTTTTTCAACTATTGGGTTTTCTTCATCCAAAAAATCAATATAAACAAACCCACCAACGCTTGATGCAAGTTGGTCTAATATTCCGCTTGGTTTTCCAAAATACACATTTTCTGCGTATCTTGCAATTTTTGCAATAGATACATAGGTTTCCTTACCATCACAATACATATGATTTATAATAGTTGCAATAAGCACTTCAAATGCGGCAGAAGATGAAAGGCCTGACCCTTTTAAAACATTTGAAGTAACATATATATCAAGACCGCCTATATTATATCCCAAATCGGAAAATTTTTTAACTATTCCTTTTACTAAGGATACTGAGTATCCCTTTTCGTTATTTTTAACAGTTAAATCATCAATGTTAACTATATCCTTATTTTCATAGCCGTAAGATATAACAGTGATAACATTTTTATCATTCTTTGCTGCTACTCCAACAGCATCAAGATTTACGCTCCCTGCCATTGCCAGACCTCTTTGATGGTCTGTGTGATTACCTATAATTTCTGTTCTTCCCGGGGCAGAAAAAATTTTATATTCTTTATCACCATAGAATTTTTTAAATTCACAAATTGCAGTTTCATATCTTTTTATGGCGTTCTCATAATCTGTGTATAATACTTTAATTTTTTCATAAAAATCTTTAGAAAAATTTACATCTGACATTTTGTTACCTCTTATAAAAATTTATTTAAAATATGTATTTGTATAATATTTGTTGTTTATGAGTATAATATTCTCAAAAATAAAAAGGAGTAATATTATGGAACTTAAAGACAGCAAAACAAAAGTTAATCTATTAAAGGCATTTGCAGGAGAAAGCCAGGCAAGAAACAGATATACTTTCGCTGCATCCGAAGCAAAAAAGCAAAAACTCCATATTATTGAAGAAGTTTTCACCTTTACTGCCAATCAGGAAAAAGAACATGCAGAACTCTTCTATAATGCTTTAGGAGAATTAAAAGGCGAAAACATCAATATCGAAGGTGGTTACCCTGTCGATAAATCTACTAATATTTTAGAACTTTTAAAAAGTGCTATTCATAATGAAAATGAAGAATACTCCCCTGTTTATCCAGAATTTGCAAAGGTTGCAAAAGAGGAAGGGTTTATAAAAATCGCTAACCTGTTTGACAAAATTGCAGAAATAGAAAAAACTCATGCTGAAAGATTCCTGCTTTTTGCAAACTGGCTTGAAAAAGACAAACTATTCTTATGCGAAGCAGAAACCGAATGGCTATGCCTTAACTGCGGACATATTCATAAAGGACATGAAGCACCTAAAAACTGCCCTGTATGCGACCATAACCAAGGATACTTTATAAGAAAAGAGTATGCACCGTACACTAAATAATTTATAAATACTTTAAAAGAGCAAAGATTTTTTTAAAATCAATGCTCTTTTTCATTTTTAACATATCCTTGCTATTAAAAGATTATATTATTTAACATTATCAATATGTATATCCATTTGAGGATAAGGAATTGAAATATTATTTAAATCAAATTCTTTTTTCACAGTTTCAATTAAATCAAAATTAACATCCCAGTAATCTGATGCCTTACACCATACTCTTAAAGTATATTCCAAAGAGTTATCGCCATGTCTTACAAGACGGGCAAAAGGCACAG encodes the following:
- a CDS encoding galactokinase: MSDVNFSKDFYEKIKVLYTDYENAIKRYETAICEFKKFYGDKEYKIFSAPGRTEIIGNHTDHQRGLAMAGSVNLDAVGVAAKNDKNVITVISYGYENKDIVNIDDLTVKNNEKGYSVSLVKGIVKKFSDLGYNIGGLDIYVTSNVLKGSGLSSSAAFEVLIATIINHMYCDGKETYVSIAKIARYAENVYFGKPSGILDQLASSVGGFVYIDFLDEENPIVEKIDFNYKKKGYTLCIVDTGGNHADLTDDYKHISDDLKKISSYFKKEVLREVDENVFYSNLKNLREEVNDRAILRAFHVFEENKRVLNARDCLKNDDFNSFLKILKESGNSSYKYLQNVFSTLDVNKQGIGLALFLTETFLDGKGSYRVHGGGFAGTIQAFVPNDMLCEYVEKMESIFGKGNCHKLFIRPYGAIKII
- a CDS encoding rubrerythrin family protein: MELKDSKTKVNLLKAFAGESQARNRYTFAASEAKKQKLHIIEEVFTFTANQEKEHAELFYNALGELKGENINIEGGYPVDKSTNILELLKSAIHNENEEYSPVYPEFAKVAKEEGFIKIANLFDKIAEIEKTHAERFLLFANWLEKDKLFLCEAETEWLCLNCGHIHKGHEAPKNCPVCDHNQGYFIRKEYAPYTK